From a single Mycolicibacterium mengxianglii genomic region:
- a CDS encoding SDR family NAD(P)-dependent oxidoreductase, with protein MTADQLGLRGRLVVVSGAAGGGIGTTVTEMVAQAGATVVAVSRSKEKLDQHIGPLVDRGLPIVPVAADAATDEGIDTALDAARSAARDTGAQLYGLVNVAGGAAPATWMPSTRVRRSDWRELFAANLETMFFMSQAVAGELRTSGCPGSIVSISSISGMNTAPFHIAYGTAKAAVVAATRTMGAELAASGIRVNAVAPGVTETPASGTYVDDDPERDRRAIAMGRRGTPAEQAGAILFLLSDLSSYVTGQTLLVDGGLNLRWTHVGADNTSLFLKDDNFRDAITRWEGQDLT; from the coding sequence ATGACCGCGGATCAGCTCGGCCTGCGGGGACGGTTGGTCGTGGTCTCCGGAGCTGCCGGCGGCGGTATCGGCACCACCGTGACCGAGATGGTGGCCCAGGCCGGCGCGACCGTCGTCGCCGTCAGCCGATCCAAGGAGAAGCTCGACCAGCACATCGGCCCGCTGGTCGACCGGGGGTTGCCGATCGTGCCGGTGGCCGCCGATGCGGCTACCGACGAGGGCATCGACACCGCACTCGACGCAGCGCGGTCGGCCGCCAGAGATACCGGGGCACAGCTGTACGGACTGGTCAATGTCGCCGGCGGCGCGGCGCCGGCGACCTGGATGCCATCCACCCGGGTGCGTAGGTCGGACTGGCGTGAGCTGTTCGCGGCGAATCTCGAAACCATGTTCTTCATGAGCCAGGCGGTCGCGGGCGAATTACGCACGAGCGGCTGCCCGGGCTCGATCGTCTCCATCTCCTCGATCAGCGGAATGAACACCGCGCCGTTTCATATCGCCTACGGCACCGCCAAGGCCGCCGTCGTTGCGGCAACCCGGACCATGGGGGCCGAACTGGCCGCCTCGGGCATCCGGGTCAACGCCGTGGCGCCCGGGGTGACGGAGACGCCGGCGTCAGGCACCTACGTCGACGACGATCCCGAGCGGGACCGTCGCGCCATCGCCATGGGGCGCCGCGGCACACCCGCCGAACAGGCCGGCGCGATCTTGTTCCTGCTCTCCGATCTCTCCAGCTACGTCACCGGTCAGACCCTGCTCGTCGACGGCGGGCTCAACCTGCGCTGGACACACGTGGGCGCCGACAACACGTCGTTGTTCCTCAAGGACGACAACTTCCGCGACGCCATCACCCGCTGGGAAGGACAGGATCTGACATGA
- a CDS encoding Vgb family protein, whose protein sequence is MNGGPPSRYAPPSGYGEPHLGDGWGLTRLTAPSRLFGANGLRTGPDGRVYIAQVTGSQISALNLDTAELDTVSAKGGDIVAPDDVAFGPDGTLIATEVMDGRVSVLERGRTRVLRDDVPSANGITVHRGRLFIGECREGGRLLELDLAGGEPRVLLENVPSPNAMEFGPDGMLYFPVMGANEIWRIDPDGGKHSQAERVAGDLGVPDAVKFDADGRIVSTQVHSGQVLRIDPRTGERTVLAQLNPGLDNLTFADGRLFVSNFTGEITEILGDGATRALLPGGLNWPMDLAVAHDGSVYVADGTYLYGLRPDGSLDTIGMLFSPGYPGFIRGVAVAGPGELVVTTSGGQVARYWPQRSESEFLVDGLDQLYGIALAPGGTPVVAEFGTGRVLAIHQHGPETLADGLAQPVGVAIGPDGAPLVAESGAGRVVKIVGSQTESVLDGLQRPQGLLVVDDQLYVVDAGAQSVLTVDLTTGARHTIAAGLPIGPPPGVEPKPLRGMPPFSGPQGPFAGITAGPDGTLFVAADGEGSVLALRRAAQVVT, encoded by the coding sequence ATGAACGGCGGACCCCCTTCTCGATACGCTCCCCCGTCTGGATACGGCGAACCCCACCTCGGTGACGGATGGGGGCTGACCAGGCTGACCGCGCCGAGTCGCCTCTTCGGCGCGAACGGCCTGCGCACCGGTCCGGACGGCCGGGTGTACATCGCGCAGGTGACCGGCAGCCAGATCAGCGCCCTGAACCTCGACACCGCCGAGTTGGACACGGTCAGCGCCAAGGGCGGTGACATCGTCGCGCCCGACGACGTGGCATTCGGGCCGGACGGGACGTTGATCGCCACCGAGGTGATGGACGGCCGGGTCAGCGTGCTCGAGCGCGGGCGGACCCGGGTGCTTCGCGACGACGTGCCCTCGGCCAACGGGATCACCGTGCACCGGGGACGGCTGTTCATCGGGGAATGCCGCGAAGGCGGACGACTGCTGGAGCTCGACCTCGCCGGGGGCGAGCCGCGGGTGCTGCTGGAGAACGTACCGTCGCCGAACGCCATGGAGTTCGGGCCCGACGGGATGCTGTACTTCCCGGTGATGGGCGCCAACGAAATCTGGCGCATCGATCCCGACGGCGGCAAGCACAGCCAGGCGGAACGCGTTGCCGGCGACCTCGGCGTGCCGGATGCGGTGAAGTTCGACGCCGACGGCAGGATCGTCTCCACCCAGGTCCACAGCGGCCAGGTCTTACGCATCGATCCCCGCACCGGTGAGCGCACTGTGCTGGCCCAGCTCAATCCCGGGCTGGACAACCTCACGTTCGCAGATGGCAGGTTGTTCGTCTCGAACTTCACCGGTGAGATCACCGAGATCCTCGGTGACGGGGCCACCCGGGCGCTGCTGCCGGGCGGGCTCAACTGGCCAATGGATCTGGCAGTCGCCCACGACGGCTCGGTCTACGTCGCCGACGGCACCTACCTCTACGGGCTGCGCCCGGACGGCTCGCTCGACACCATCGGCATGCTGTTCTCCCCCGGATACCCGGGTTTCATCCGAGGTGTCGCGGTGGCCGGCCCCGGCGAACTCGTGGTCACCACCTCCGGTGGCCAAGTGGCCCGCTACTGGCCGCAACGCAGCGAAAGTGAGTTCCTGGTAGACGGTTTGGACCAGCTGTACGGTATCGCGCTGGCACCCGGTGGCACCCCCGTAGTCGCCGAGTTCGGTACCGGTCGAGTGCTGGCGATCCACCAGCACGGCCCCGAGACCCTGGCCGACGGGCTGGCTCAGCCCGTCGGTGTGGCGATCGGCCCCGACGGGGCACCGCTGGTCGCCGAGTCCGGCGCCGGCCGCGTAGTGAAAATCGTTGGTTCACAGACGGAATCGGTGCTCGATGGACTGCAGCGGCCCCAGGGCCTGCTCGTCGTCGATGACCAGCTCTACGTCGTCGACGCCGGCGCCCAATCGGTCCTCACGGTGGACCTCACCACCGGCGCCCGGCACACCATCGCCGCCGGTCTTCCGATCGGTCCGCCACCGGGTGTGGAGCCCAAACCGCTGCGGGGGATGCCGCCGTTCTCCGGTCCGCAGGGCCCCTTCGCCGGAATCACGGCCGGGCCGGACGGGACCCTGTTCGTCGCCGCCGACGGCGAAGGTTCGGTGCTGGCATTACGCCGCGCGGCTCAGGTGGTCACGTGA
- a CDS encoding AMP-binding protein — MIRGITRTDQQRVADAYAAGLWVHRTLADELAAAAESTPQREVLIDGTHRVDCAQLHRQASAMAHAMAARMPTGSVVSFMLPNWHEAAVVYLGATLAGMVVNPILPSLRDRELSFILEDADTRMIVIPGTFRGHDYAAMLSRVTADLPAPPEVVVVRSPAGPHTDYSTLLESVPSRALPELDPDDVRMVLYTSGTTGRPKGVLHSHNSIHALICQLRDHWHVDPGDRFLVASPIAHIGGSIYAFECPLLLGTTAVLMERWDAAEGAHLMAAERCTHMAGATPFLDQLLTAADTAGTRLPDLEVFICGGASVPPALIRRAADYFERALVTRVYGSTEVPVTTVGALRPGDAARAADTDGRPGIAEIRLAHHDAAAEGSGEIEARGPQMLVGYLRADDEAESFTSDGFFRTGDLARFVDDEYLVVTGRAKDIIIRNGENISPKEIEDVLITHPGIAELAIVGVPDERTGEQACAVIVPGAAAVPDVAELREVLSTNGIARFKAPERVVVWDALPKNDAGKVLKHQIRAALMSPAPTTQTTASGVR, encoded by the coding sequence ATGATCCGCGGGATTACGCGTACCGACCAGCAGCGGGTGGCAGACGCCTACGCCGCAGGCCTGTGGGTGCACCGCACGCTCGCCGACGAACTGGCAGCCGCCGCCGAGTCGACGCCGCAACGCGAGGTGCTCATCGACGGCACGCACCGGGTCGATTGTGCCCAGCTCCACCGTCAGGCCTCGGCGATGGCGCACGCCATGGCGGCGCGGATGCCCACCGGCAGCGTGGTCTCTTTCATGCTGCCGAACTGGCACGAAGCCGCCGTGGTCTATCTGGGCGCCACGCTGGCCGGCATGGTGGTCAACCCGATTCTGCCGTCGCTTCGGGACCGGGAACTCAGCTTCATTCTCGAGGACGCTGACACTCGAATGATCGTCATCCCCGGCACCTTTCGTGGACACGACTACGCTGCGATGCTCAGCCGGGTGACCGCTGACCTGCCGGCGCCGCCGGAAGTGGTGGTGGTGCGCAGCCCAGCCGGTCCGCACACCGACTACTCCACCCTGCTCGAATCCGTCCCGTCCCGGGCGCTTCCGGAGCTCGATCCCGATGACGTGCGGATGGTCCTCTACACCTCTGGCACCACCGGTCGACCCAAAGGTGTCCTGCACAGCCACAATTCGATTCACGCACTGATCTGTCAGCTCCGTGACCACTGGCATGTCGACCCCGGCGACCGCTTTCTGGTGGCCTCGCCGATCGCCCACATCGGCGGGTCGATCTACGCCTTCGAGTGCCCACTGCTGCTCGGGACGACAGCGGTGCTGATGGAGCGCTGGGACGCCGCCGAGGGCGCGCACCTGATGGCTGCCGAACGCTGCACCCACATGGCCGGAGCCACCCCGTTCCTGGACCAGTTGCTGACAGCGGCGGACACCGCGGGCACCCGACTGCCGGACCTCGAGGTGTTCATCTGCGGCGGCGCTTCGGTGCCCCCGGCGCTGATTCGCCGCGCCGCCGACTATTTCGAGCGGGCACTCGTCACCCGGGTGTACGGCTCCACCGAAGTGCCGGTGACCACAGTCGGCGCACTGCGCCCCGGTGATGCCGCCCGGGCCGCCGACACCGACGGACGACCCGGGATCGCCGAGATCCGGCTGGCCCACCACGACGCGGCCGCCGAGGGTTCCGGCGAGATCGAGGCCCGCGGGCCGCAGATGCTGGTCGGTTATCTGCGTGCCGACGACGAAGCCGAATCCTTCACCAGTGACGGGTTTTTCCGTACCGGGGACCTGGCCCGGTTCGTCGACGACGAATACCTGGTGGTCACCGGCCGGGCCAAGGACATCATCATCCGCAATGGTGAGAACATCTCACCCAAGGAGATCGAGGACGTGCTGATCACCCATCCCGGTATCGCCGAACTCGCCATCGTCGGCGTCCCCGATGAGCGCACCGGCGAACAGGCCTGTGCGGTGATCGTGCCCGGCGCAGCTGCGGTTCCCGATGTCGCCGAGCTGCGGGAAGTGCTGAGCACCAACGGGATCGCCCGGTTCAAGGCACCCGAGCGGGTGGTCGTCTGGGACGCCCTGCCGAAGAACGACGCCGGCAAGGTGCTCAAGCACCAGATCCGCGCCGCGCTGATGTCGCCGGCGCCCACCACCCAGACCACCGCGAGCGGAGTGCGCTGA
- a CDS encoding GntR family transcriptional regulator produces MTEARPTDPRYLQVAHTLRQEIVEGVYPVGSQLPTEHALCERFSVSRYTVREALRRLREDNLVSSRPRAGTLVVPRTSTGSYAQDVMSINDLLAFASGALFVIESNRMVTVDDELSARTGLPAGQSWLAVRGYRRSDGAAYPVCHTEYYINRAFAAVGRMLQRHNGPIFPLIEDMFGRTVVGVHQEISAVLMPADVAIELKVDAGSAALELRRTYTTSDGEVAQVTINTHPASRYRHSMTIRRVRG; encoded by the coding sequence GTGACCGAGGCACGGCCCACGGATCCGCGTTACCTGCAGGTAGCGCACACTCTCCGGCAGGAGATCGTGGAGGGCGTCTACCCGGTGGGTTCGCAGCTGCCCACCGAACACGCCCTCTGCGAACGCTTTTCGGTGAGCAGGTACACCGTGCGGGAGGCGCTGCGCCGGCTGCGTGAGGACAACCTGGTGTCATCACGGCCACGGGCCGGAACGCTGGTGGTGCCGCGGACGTCAACGGGTTCCTACGCCCAGGACGTGATGTCCATCAACGATCTGCTGGCGTTCGCCAGCGGCGCGTTGTTCGTCATCGAGTCCAACCGGATGGTCACCGTCGACGACGAGCTGTCCGCCCGCACCGGGCTGCCCGCCGGGCAGAGCTGGCTCGCGGTGCGTGGCTACCGGCGCTCTGACGGAGCGGCATATCCGGTCTGTCACACGGAGTACTACATCAACCGGGCATTCGCGGCAGTGGGCCGGATGCTGCAGCGTCACAACGGGCCCATCTTCCCGCTCATCGAAGACATGTTCGGCCGCACCGTGGTCGGGGTGCACCAAGAGATCTCGGCGGTCCTGATGCCCGCCGACGTTGCCATCGAGCTCAAGGTGGACGCCGGATCGGCCGCGCTGGAGCTGCGCCGCACCTACACCACCTCCGACGGCGAGGTGGCTCAGGTGACCATCAACACCCACCCGGCCTCGCGCTACCGCCATTCGATGACCATCCGCCGGGTACGGGGTTAG
- a CDS encoding aromatic ring-hydroxylating oxygenase subunit alpha, translating to MGRTGSDMTEIDNRPETEPAEVPEELSEPMTIGVEAYISPEYARAERDKLWRKVWQQVGRVEEIPDVGSYLTYDILDDSIIVVRTGTGSSADDFAAHHNVCMHRGRRLVDTPPGAKNAVGKARKSFVCGFHGWTYGLDGTCTHIREQDDWQGTLTRENTHLAPVQVDTWGGWLFINMDPDCEPLADYLFPAAKILDPFGLENMRFKWRKWLYFDCNWKVALEAFNETYHVFTTHPEFNKFGEFKGWAKAQGKHSNIGYDAPKGLDETKSKIRLGTGDPRISTAEMQVYTMEETNATTTQTLVNAAKRLVDELPEGTPANKVLEHWLTSARRDDAERGVIWPVIPPDILGQSGTAWQIFPNFQVGQGLTSALCYSARPDPSYDPDKCIFEAACLELYPKGEESQTEWEHTPKESPNWLSVLPQDFSNMAAVQQGMKSAGFGGTLPNPYRERSTVNLHYQLSKYMGTGAPSQAGKDLGASK from the coding sequence CTGGGAAGGACAGGATCTGACATGACCGAGATCGACAACCGGCCCGAAACAGAACCCGCGGAGGTTCCAGAGGAGCTCTCCGAGCCGATGACCATCGGCGTCGAGGCCTACATCTCGCCCGAGTACGCCCGCGCCGAACGGGACAAGCTGTGGCGCAAGGTCTGGCAGCAGGTCGGCCGGGTCGAAGAGATTCCCGACGTGGGCAGTTACCTCACCTACGACATCCTCGACGACTCGATCATCGTCGTACGCACCGGAACCGGCTCGTCGGCGGATGATTTCGCCGCTCACCACAACGTCTGCATGCACCGGGGCCGCCGTCTTGTCGACACCCCGCCCGGCGCCAAGAACGCTGTCGGCAAGGCACGCAAGTCCTTTGTGTGCGGCTTCCACGGCTGGACCTACGGCTTGGACGGCACCTGCACGCACATCCGCGAGCAGGACGACTGGCAGGGCACGCTGACGCGGGAGAACACACACCTGGCCCCGGTTCAGGTCGACACCTGGGGCGGCTGGCTGTTCATCAACATGGACCCCGACTGCGAACCGCTGGCCGACTACCTGTTCCCCGCGGCGAAGATCCTCGATCCGTTCGGCCTGGAGAACATGCGCTTCAAGTGGCGCAAGTGGCTGTACTTCGACTGCAACTGGAAGGTGGCGCTGGAGGCGTTCAACGAGACCTACCACGTCTTCACCACCCACCCCGAGTTCAACAAGTTCGGCGAGTTCAAGGGCTGGGCGAAAGCCCAAGGCAAGCACAGCAATATCGGCTATGACGCCCCCAAGGGCCTCGACGAGACGAAGTCGAAGATCCGCCTGGGCACCGGTGATCCGCGGATCTCGACCGCCGAGATGCAGGTGTACACCATGGAGGAGACCAACGCGACCACCACGCAGACGCTGGTGAACGCCGCCAAACGGCTGGTCGACGAACTTCCCGAGGGCACCCCCGCCAACAAGGTGCTCGAGCACTGGCTGACCTCGGCGCGCCGTGACGACGCCGAACGCGGGGTCATCTGGCCGGTCATTCCGCCCGACATCCTGGGCCAGAGCGGCACCGCATGGCAGATCTTCCCGAATTTCCAGGTGGGGCAGGGCCTGACCAGCGCCTTGTGTTACAGCGCGCGCCCCGACCCGAGTTACGACCCGGACAAGTGCATCTTCGAGGCGGCGTGCCTGGAGCTGTACCCGAAAGGCGAAGAGTCGCAGACGGAGTGGGAGCACACCCCCAAAGAGTCGCCGAACTGGTTGTCGGTGCTGCCGCAGGACTTCTCGAACATGGCCGCGGTGCAGCAGGGCATGAAATCGGCCGGCTTCGGCGGCACGCTGCCCAACCCGTACCGCGAACGCAGCACGGTCAATCTGCACTACCAACTTTCCAAGTACATGGGGACCGGGGCCCCATCACAAGCAGGAAAAGATCTAGGAGCGAGCAAGTGA
- a CDS encoding LLM class flavin-dependent oxidoreductase, protein MKVNLGTGAQNSHDWERVLAGDYSSPPATPDWECVQGALALGDLAEPLGFDGIWFPEHQGTPYGMTPNPIQALTYFAGRTERVSLGTFVAVAPWWNPVRLAHQIAYLDILSKGRYTTIGIGRGVSKAEFDAVGVPREESRERFNECLDILKLAFSGERFSYDGEIFSFPEMSLRPAPFSDDLFSRIYSSSSTAESLEILSRRGMVPLFVGNKPIWDAGLEVQKVNTFRAEEGLPPCQPKNVMFMYCIPENIRQGGLLGEFEAKTDEWIYTANRDVNVHYGFADASNFKGVKGYEAYANREATATAVLAESVQGDGTGGVKPKEKKGPPGYHASNLLIGSPEEIFKKLKAAQEACSFSEVTIVPQFGTMPYADAVESVKLFAKEVLPAVHEMEAPLHAAALPEKVQA, encoded by the coding sequence GTGAAGGTCAACCTCGGTACCGGGGCGCAGAACTCCCACGACTGGGAGAGAGTGCTCGCCGGTGACTACAGCAGCCCGCCCGCCACACCCGACTGGGAGTGCGTCCAGGGTGCGCTGGCGCTCGGCGACCTGGCTGAGCCACTCGGGTTCGACGGCATCTGGTTCCCCGAACATCAGGGCACGCCATATGGCATGACGCCCAACCCGATTCAGGCCCTGACCTATTTCGCCGGCCGGACCGAGCGCGTCAGCCTGGGCACGTTCGTCGCGGTGGCACCCTGGTGGAACCCGGTCCGGTTGGCACACCAGATCGCCTACCTCGACATCCTGTCGAAAGGGCGTTACACCACCATCGGGATCGGTCGCGGGGTGTCCAAGGCGGAGTTCGACGCCGTCGGTGTGCCCCGAGAGGAGAGCCGTGAGCGGTTCAACGAATGCCTCGACATCCTGAAACTCGCCTTCAGCGGTGAGCGGTTCTCCTATGACGGCGAGATCTTCTCGTTCCCGGAGATGTCGCTGCGCCCGGCGCCGTTCAGCGACGACCTGTTCTCCCGGATCTACAGCTCGTCCTCGACGGCCGAGTCGCTGGAGATCCTGTCCCGACGCGGCATGGTGCCGCTGTTCGTGGGCAACAAACCGATCTGGGATGCCGGCTTGGAAGTGCAGAAGGTCAACACCTTCCGCGCCGAGGAGGGGCTGCCGCCGTGTCAGCCCAAGAACGTGATGTTCATGTACTGCATTCCGGAGAACATCAGGCAGGGCGGGCTCCTAGGAGAGTTTGAAGCGAAGACCGACGAGTGGATCTACACCGCGAACCGCGATGTCAATGTGCACTACGGGTTCGCCGATGCGTCGAACTTCAAGGGTGTCAAGGGATATGAGGCCTACGCCAATCGTGAAGCGACTGCCACCGCGGTGCTGGCGGAGTCGGTGCAGGGTGACGGCACCGGCGGGGTGAAGCCGAAGGAGAAAAAGGGCCCTCCCGGCTACCACGCCTCCAACCTCCTGATCGGCTCACCCGAGGAGATCTTCAAGAAACTCAAGGCCGCGCAGGAGGCCTGCTCGTTCTCCGAGGTGACCATCGTGCCGCAATTCGGGACCATGCCCTACGCCGATGCGGTCGAGTCCGTCAAACTGTTCGCCAAAGAGGTACTGCCCGCGGTGCACGAGATGGAGGCACCGCTGCACGCCGCCGCGCTGCCGGAAAAGGTGCAGGCATGA
- a CDS encoding SDR family NAD(P)-dependent oxidoreductase, with the protein MSDNQVAIVTGASSGIGFGCATTLAAAGIAVLGTGRDAGRLAELERAVGDTGRIATIAVDLTDDDAPARIVGEARSRWGGVDFLINNAGVGSPKPLHETADDDLDYFLGLMLRAPFRMAREAIPHMQAGSAIINVTSTFAVVGGLRGGAYSAAKGGLTALTTHIACQYGPQGIRCNAVAPGVTVTPMVEHRLEDERFRKINTEMTPHQRLGRVEDIASTVAFLCSPGGSFINGQTIVVDGGWSSTKYLSDFALTSEWVPR; encoded by the coding sequence ATGTCAGACAACCAGGTGGCCATCGTGACCGGCGCCAGCAGCGGGATCGGCTTCGGCTGTGCCACCACCCTGGCCGCGGCGGGTATCGCGGTACTGGGTACCGGGCGCGACGCCGGACGGCTCGCCGAGCTGGAGCGGGCGGTGGGTGACACCGGGCGAATTGCCACCATTGCCGTGGACCTCACCGACGACGACGCCCCGGCGCGCATCGTCGGCGAGGCACGCAGTCGTTGGGGTGGCGTCGATTTCCTGATCAACAACGCCGGCGTCGGCAGCCCCAAGCCGCTGCACGAGACCGCCGACGACGACCTGGACTACTTCCTGGGACTGATGCTGCGCGCCCCGTTCCGGATGGCGCGCGAGGCCATACCGCATATGCAGGCCGGGTCGGCGATCATCAACGTGACGTCGACGTTCGCCGTGGTCGGCGGGTTGCGTGGGGGCGCCTACTCCGCGGCCAAGGGCGGCTTGACGGCACTGACCACCCACATCGCCTGCCAGTACGGTCCGCAGGGCATCCGCTGCAACGCAGTGGCGCCGGGTGTCACGGTCACGCCGATGGTCGAGCACCGACTGGAGGACGAACGGTTCCGCAAGATCAACACCGAGATGACTCCCCACCAACGCCTGGGCCGGGTCGAGGACATCGCCAGCACGGTGGCGTTCCTGTGTTCGCCCGGCGGGAGTTTCATCAACGGCCAGACGATCGTCGTCGACGGCGGGTGGAGTTCCACCAAGTACCTGTCCGATTTCGCGCTGACCTCGGAGTGGGTGCCGCGGTGA
- a CDS encoding AMP-binding protein yields the protein MSVFAVLDQAAVRFGDQGAVFHGQRCVSTWVQLRDRALRLAASLRLQGIPPGTRIAIASENRPEIVELFFAAWAAECAVVPINFKLHPREMQQILEDSGAAQVFASAKIGPELGAFTDVPIDIVGSAGYRDRCAAEPAAVPDTDPETLAWLFYTSGTTGRSKGAMLSHRNLIAMTVAHLADIDSPDDACSLIHGAPMSHGSGLYVLPYVLRGARQVVPGSGSFDTGEFLDLCDHHPGASAFLAPTMVQRLVETGRPRPRNLRTIVYGGGPMYVESMKKALAAFGPVFAQIYGQGESPMTITGLRRADHEGADDAVLGSVGYARSGMQVAVLDDDGLPVPTGQVGEIACRGDAVMTGYWNNPAATAETLQGGWLRTGDVGSFDGRGFLTLRDRSKDVVISGGSNIYPREVEEALLEHPGVSEACVVGAPDAEWGEVVVAFVVAASGPAAPTPALADELDAHLLQRIARFKRPKRYEMIAELPKNSYGKVLKRELRSHLS from the coding sequence GTGAGCGTGTTCGCGGTGCTGGACCAGGCGGCCGTGCGGTTCGGGGACCAGGGCGCGGTCTTTCACGGTCAGCGCTGTGTCAGCACCTGGGTGCAGTTGCGTGATCGGGCGTTGCGGTTGGCGGCTTCGCTTCGCCTGCAGGGTATTCCGCCGGGAACTCGGATCGCGATCGCCAGCGAGAACCGTCCGGAGATCGTGGAGTTGTTCTTCGCGGCGTGGGCCGCCGAATGTGCGGTGGTTCCGATCAACTTCAAGCTGCATCCCCGCGAGATGCAGCAGATCCTCGAGGATTCCGGCGCGGCCCAGGTGTTCGCCTCGGCGAAGATCGGCCCGGAGCTGGGAGCGTTCACCGACGTCCCGATCGACATCGTGGGGTCCGCCGGTTACCGGGACCGGTGCGCCGCGGAGCCGGCGGCGGTGCCCGACACCGACCCGGAGACGTTGGCGTGGTTGTTCTACACCAGCGGCACCACCGGCAGATCCAAGGGGGCGATGCTCTCGCACCGCAACCTGATAGCGATGACCGTGGCGCATCTGGCCGATATCGATTCCCCCGACGACGCGTGCAGCCTGATCCACGGCGCCCCGATGTCGCACGGGTCGGGCCTCTACGTTCTGCCGTACGTGCTGCGCGGGGCGCGCCAGGTGGTGCCCGGCTCCGGTTCATTCGACACCGGCGAATTCCTGGACCTCTGCGACCACCATCCCGGCGCGAGCGCGTTCCTGGCGCCGACGATGGTCCAACGGCTGGTCGAGACGGGCCGGCCCCGTCCGCGCAACCTGCGCACGATCGTCTACGGCGGCGGCCCGATGTATGTCGAAAGCATGAAGAAAGCACTGGCCGCCTTCGGCCCCGTCTTCGCGCAGATCTACGGCCAGGGGGAGTCGCCGATGACGATCACGGGCCTGCGCCGTGCCGACCACGAAGGCGCCGACGACGCCGTGCTGGGTTCGGTCGGTTATGCGCGCTCCGGGATGCAGGTCGCCGTCCTCGACGACGACGGGCTCCCGGTGCCCACCGGGCAGGTCGGCGAGATCGCCTGTCGCGGCGACGCCGTGATGACGGGGTACTGGAACAACCCTGCTGCGACCGCGGAAACACTGCAGGGGGGCTGGCTGCGCACCGGGGATGTCGGTTCCTTCGACGGTCGCGGCTTCCTGACCCTGCGCGACCGGTCCAAGGATGTGGTGATCAGCGGGGGCAGCAATATCTATCCCCGCGAGGTCGAGGAGGCGTTGCTGGAGCATCCCGGTGTGTCGGAGGCCTGCGTGGTCGGTGCGCCCGACGCCGAATGGGGTGAGGTCGTGGTGGCGTTCGTGGTCGCGGCGTCCGGCCCGGCCGCACCGACCCCGGCGCTGGCGGACGAACTCGATGCCCATCTGCTGCAACGCATCGCACGGTTCAAGCGGCCGAAGCGCTACGAGATGATCGCCGAACTACCGAAGAACAGCTACGGCAAGGTGCTCAAACGTGAGCTGCGTTCACACCTGAGCTGA